From Toxorhynchites rutilus septentrionalis strain SRP chromosome 2, ASM2978413v1, whole genome shotgun sequence, a single genomic window includes:
- the LOC129767218 gene encoding eukaryotic translation initiation factor 3 subunit B → MAKKKGDTYDSDGADDQDYDEEPNFDDTEGFVDDVTDEELLGDLLKQKPCESDGVENVIVVDNIPVVGPARFPKLQGVLEKIFKNAGTIVNIHYPKDEEDNTKGYAFIEFKNPEMAEEAVKAFNNYRLDKSHTLLVNLFSDFQKYSDIPKEWSPPEPQPYKVQNDLYTFLMEPDAQDQFCVVAESTPGAVQVQFWQNAQPEPVEILTRERFTETYIKWSPLGTYIVTFHKQGVVIWGGSSFIKINKFAHPGTQYVDFSPCEQYLVTYGPNGQKIMIWDIRTGTEKRSFVSDGTTNMSMFRWSHDDKYVARMGDNAIHVYETNTFYLLEKKSIKVQGIRNFSWSPTDNIIAYWMLEDIDAPARVTLLEIPKKIEIRNKNLFNVADCKIHWQKSGDYLCVKVDRYSKSKKDKKDADVKYLGMFYNFEIFHMREKDIPVDSVEVKETILAFAWEPVGSKFAIIHGEPSSANVSFYEAKKGQEPTMLKKMEKKVCSHLFWSPRGQFIVLANLQMGAFEFVDTNDFTIMKSGDHYRASEVEWDPTGRYVVTGTSGKVKEDHGYYIWSFQGRILKRVNLKNFMLFLWRPRPPTLLPEEKQKEIRKTLKKYYAQFESKDRVRMTRASKELLEKRAKLREQFVEYRAKRVAEWEEQKYRRLQLRNNVDTDSLESDPVNVEEEIVEILVREDTTLLE, encoded by the exons atggctAAAAAGAAAGGTGATACCTACGATAGTGACGGTGCCGATGATCAGGACTATGACGAGGAGCCTAATTTCGATGATACGGAGGGATTTGTGGACGATGTAACCGACGAAG AATTGCTTGGTGACTTGCTGAAGCAGAAACCATGCGAATCGGATGGGGTCGAAAATGTCATAGTTGTAGACAACATACCGGTTGTTGGACCGGCTCGTTTCCCAAAGCTGCAAGGCGTGTTGGAGAAGATTTTCAAAAACGCCGGAACGATTGTGAATATTCACTACCCAAAGGATGAGGAAGACAACACGAAAGGATACGCCTTCATTGAGTTCAAGAACCCTGAGATGGCTGAGGAAGCAGTGAAAGCTTTCAACAATTATCGTTTGGATAAGTCGCATACCCTGCTGGTGAATCTGTTTTCCGACTTCCAAAAATACTCGGATATCCCGAAGGAATGGAGCCCTCCTGAGCCGCAGCCTTATAAGGTGCAAAATGATCTGTACACCTTCTTGATGGAACCTGATGCGCAGGATCAGTTTTGTGTAGTTGCCGAATCTACACCCGGTGCTGTACAAGTACAGTTTTGGCAAAATGCTCAACCGGAACCGGTGGAAATTTTAACTCGCGAG CGCTTCACTGAGACGTACATTAAATGGTCTCCCTTGGGAACGTATATCGTAACCTTCCACAAGCAAGGCGTGGTTATTTGGGGTGGTTCCAGCTTCATTAAAATCAACAAATTTGCGCATCCCGGAACTCAGTATGTCGATTTCTCCCCCTGCGAACAGTATTTGGTGACGTATGGTCCCAACGGTCAGAAGATAATGATTTGGGACATCAGAACCGGCACGGAGAAAAGATCTTTCGTTTCGGATGGAACCACTAACATGTCAATGTTCCGTTGGTCGCACGACGATAAATATGTGGCACGAATGGGTGATAATGCCATCCATGTGTACGAAACGAATACATTTTATCTGCTGGAGAAAAAGTCTATCAAAGTTCAAGGAATTCGTAACTTCAGCTGGTCTCCAACTGACAACATTATTGCTTATTGGATGTTGGAAGATATTGACGCACCAGCTCGAGTCACCCTTCTGGAGATTCCCAAGAAAATAGAAATCCGCAACAAGAATTTGTTCAACGTTGCTGACTGCAAGATTCACTGGCAGAAGTCCGGAGATTATCTTTGCGTGAAGGTCGATCGTTATTCGAAATCCAAGAAAGATAAGAAGGATGCCGACGTCAAATACTTGGGCATGTTTTATAACTTTGAGATATTCCATATGCGCGAAAAAGATATCCCAGTGGATTCCGTTGAAGTCAAGGAGACCATTTTAGCGTTCGCCTGGGAACCGGTAGGATCGAAATTTGCCATCATTCACGGCGAGCCATCGTCGGCGAACGTTAGCTTCTATGAGGCGAAGAAAGGCCAAGAGCCTACTATGCTGAAGAAAATGGAGAAGAAGGTGTGCAGCCATCTGTTTTGGTCTCCACGAGGCCAATTTATTGTCCTTGCCAATCTGCAAATGGGAGCGTTCGAATTTGTCGACACAAATGATTTCACTATTATGAAGAGTGGTGATCACTATCGTGCCTCTGAAGTAGAATGGGACCCTACTGGTCGGTACGTTGTAACTGGAACCTCAGGAAAG GTTAAGGAAGATCACGGCTACTATATTTGGTCATTCCAAGGCCGGATATTGAAGCGTGtcaatttgaagaatttcatgctCTTTTTATGGCGTCCGCGACCACCTACCCTGCTTCCGGAAGAAAAACAGAAGGAGATCCGCAAGACTCTCAAGAAGTATTACGCACAGTTCGAAAGCAAGGATCGCGTCCGTATGACCCGTGCATCGAAGGAACTTCTAGAGAAGCGTGCCAAACTGCGTGAACAATTCGTGGAATATCGCGCCAAACGGGTGGCCGAATGGGAGGAGCAGAAATATCGTCGTTTGCAGTTGAGAAACA ATGTCGATACCGATTCGCTGGAATCTGATCCAGTCAATGTTGAAGAAGAAATAGTTGAAATTCTAGTACGTGAAGACACAACCTTGCTCGAGTAG
- the LOC129768165 gene encoding ubiquitin carboxyl-terminal hydrolase 46 yields the protein MGANISQLERDIGADQFPPNEHYFGLVNFGNTCYSNSVLQALYFCKPFREKVLEYKAKNKRTKETLLSCLADLFYNIATQKKKVGSIAPKKFIARLRKEKEEFDNYMQQDAHEFLNFLINHINEIILAERNQAKGGNGSTNKNGTSIGMGTSMNGDHSQQPQEPTWVHEIFQGILTSETRCLNCETVSSKDENFFDLQVDVDQNTSITHCLRCFSNTETLCSDNKFKCDNCCSYQEAQKRMRVKKLPMILALHLKRFKYMEQYNRHIKVSHRVVFPLELRLFNTSDDAVNPDRLYDLMAVVIHCGSGPNRGHYISIVKSHGFWLLFDDDMVDKIEASTIEDFYGLTSDIQKSSETGYILFYQSRDAT from the exons ATG GGCGCAAACATTTCCCAGCTCGAGCGTGATATTGGCGCTGATCAGTTCCCTCCAAATGAGCATTATTTTGGATTAGTGAAT ttCGGAAATACTTGTTACAGCAACTCTGTGCTTCAAGCGCTATACTTCTGTAAACCTTTCCGGGAAAAGGTTCTCGAATATAAGGCGAAGAACAAACGCACCAAGGAAACCTTGCTTTCCTGTTTGGCGGATTTGTTTTACAACATTGCTacacagaagaaaaaagttgggTCGATTGCCCCGAAAAAGTTCATCGCACGATTGCGTAAAGAAAAGGAGGAATTTGATAACTACATGCAGCAAGATGCACATGAGTTTCTCAATTTTCTAATCAACCACATAAACGAGATCATCCTGGCAGAGCGTAATCAAGCTAAAGGTGGCAACGGAAGTACTAACAAAAATGGAACTAGCATAGGCATGGGAACAAGTATGAATGGGGATCACTCACAGCAACCCCAAGAGCCCACGTGGGTGCACGAAATATTCCAGGGCATTCTCACCAGTGAAACACGATGTCTAAATTGTGAAACGGTTAGCAGTAAAGATGAGAATTTCTTCGATCTGCAAGTGGACGTGGACCAGAATACCAGCATCACCCATTGTTTGCGATGCTTCAGCAACACGGAAACGTTGTGCAGTGATAATAAATTCAAATGTGACAACTGTTGTAGTTATCAGGAAGCGCAGAAGCGAATGCGAGTGAAAAAATTGCCTATGATCCTAGCATTACACCTAAAACGTTTTAAATATATGGAACAGTACAATAGGCACATTAAAGTCTCGCACAGAGTGGTTTTCCCTTTGGAGTTACGATTGTTCAATACG TCCGACGATGCCGTGAATCCGGATCGGTTATACGACCTTATGGCCGTAGTTATTCATTGTGGTTCTGGACCAAACCGAGGGCATTACATCAGTATTGTTAAAAGTCACGGATTCTGGTTGTTGTTTGATGATGACATGGTTGAT AAAATCGAGGCATCGACGATAGAAGACTTTTATGGTCTTACTTCAGATATTCAAAAATCTTCCGAAACTGGCTACATACTGTTCTATCAGTCGCGGGATGCGACTTGA
- the LOC129771463 gene encoding 60S ribosomal protein L21 has translation MTNTKGYRRGTRDMFSRPFRKHGTIPLSTYLKVYKAGDYVDIKGHGAVHKGMPYKAYHGKTGRVYNVTKHALGVIVNKRVRGKILAKRINVRIEHVKPSRCREDFLRRVKKNDTERHELKVKNPKALICLKRKPVPPRGEQVIVNPPEPVFLAPIPYEFIA, from the exons ATGACTAACACCAAGGGTTATCGTCGTGGTACCAGGGACATGTTCTCGCGTCCCTTTAGAAAGCACGGTACCATCCCATTGTCAACCTATCTGAAGGTTTACAAAGCCGGTGACTATGTTGATATCAAG GGTCACGGTGCTGTCCACAAGGGAATGCCCTACAAGGCGTACCACGGTAAAACTGGCCGTGTGTACAACGTCACCAAGCACGCACTCGGCGTTATCGTGAACAAACGCGTCCGTGGAAAGATCCTAGCCAAGCGCATCAATGTTCGCATTGAACACGTCAAGCCATCCCGTTGCCGCGAGGATTTCCTGCGTCGCGTGAAGAAGAACGATACCGAACGTCACGAATTGAAGGTGAAGAACCCGAAGGCTTTGATCTGCCTGAAGCGCAAACCCGTTCCACCCCGAGGCGAACAGGTTATTGTGAATCCACCCGAGCCCGTCTTTTTGGCTCCAATCCCGTACGAGTTCATCGCATAA
- the LOC129766100 gene encoding uncharacterized protein K02A2.6-like — MESGGGEPAGEAIQDMQTAILQITQLLQRFAVLRQPNPEHTLEALSSNISEFSFNPENCVTFKKWFARYTDLFESDAQHLDDAAKVRLLLRKLDTASHSRYLNYILPRLPKDVTFKDTVETLTKIFGEQTSLFRRRFQCLQLAKSVRDDIITYGGKVNRACEDFDFANLTFDQFKCLVFVTGLKASKHADIRTRLLTRMENERPDAPVTLQTLIDEFQQLVNLKSDTSLIEHPASSKAAVHAISEKKRPSEVPKPSFKPEAKSPKMPCWQCGQMHFVKDCTYSSHLFKSCNRVGHKEGYCGCFTKTSNAPAGDNSNQKGKKNQKKKTKYQANIVHTVNHTGNLTRFVTTMMNGRQVTLQLDSGSPITIISEETWKKVGSPALKPSSCEAFSATKDPLPLLGECTCLVGVNDVIKPGLCRVTSFKGLNLFGSDWMDLFEMWTKPLSSFINQVNQTNSNSFSGKHFLMRFPEVFQDTLGHCQKAQISLHLKPDARPIFRPKRPVPYNAIPLVETDLNRLQQLGIISPVDYSDWAAPIGSRVARFEFVPTTQLG; from the coding sequence ATGGAAAGCGGAGGAGGAGAACCAGCCGGAGAAGCGATCCAGGACATGCAAACGGCGATTTTGCAAATCACCCAACTCTTGCAGCGGTTTGCAGTTCTCAGGCAGCCAAATCCGGAACACACGTTGGAAGCCCTTTCTTCCAACATCAGCGAGTTTTCTTTCAACCCAGAAAATTGCGTCACATTCAAGAAATGGTTCGCACGCTATACCGACCTTTTCGAGAGCGACGCGCAGCATTTGGATGATGCAGCCAAGGTTCGGCTGTTGCTGCGAAAATTGGACACCGCTTCCCACAGTCGGTATTTGAATTACATCCTTCCAAGGCTCCCTAAGGATGTTACGTTCAAGGACACCGTGGAAACGTTAACCAAAATTTTCGGAGAACAAACCTCACTTTTCCGACGCCGGTTCCAGTGTCTCCAACTGGCGAAAAGCGTAAGAGACGACATCATAACCTACGGCGGAAAGGTAAACCGAGCGTGTGAAGATTTCGATTTTGCGAACCTAACATTCGACCAGTTCAAATGTCTGGTTTTCGTGACCGGACTGAAGGCATCCAAGCACGCTGATATTCGGACCAGATTGCTCACCCGGATGGAAAACGAGAGACCGGACGCACCAGTGACTCTTCAAACTCTCATCGACGAGTTCCAGCAGCTCGTTAATCTGAAATCAGACACCAGCTTAATTGAGCATCCAGCCAGCTCGAAAGCAGCAGTACACGCCATCAGTGAGAAGAAGAGACCATCAGAAGTCCCCAAGCCCTCGTTTAAACCGGAAGCCAAATCTCCAAAGATGCCGTGCTGGCAATGCGGCCAGATGCACTTCGTGAAGGATTGCACATACAGCAGCCATCTGTTCAAATCTTGCAACCGTGTGGGGCACAAGGAAGGGTACTGCGGATGCTTCACCAAGACTTCAAACGCGCCTGCTGGGGATAATTCCAACCAAAAGGGTAAGAAGAACCAGAAGAAGAAGACCAAGTACCAAGCCAACATCGTTCACACTGTAAACCACACCGGTAATCTCACCCGTTTCGTCACGACAATGATGAACGGACGTCAAGTCACACTGCAACTCGACAGTGGATCACCAATCACCATCATCAGTGAAGAGACCTGGAAGAAGGTTGGATCACCTGCACTCAAGCCATCGTCCTGTGAAGCATTTTCTGCAACCAAAGATCCTCTGCCGCTGCTGGGGGAATGCACCTGTCTCGTAGGAGTCAACGACGTCATCAAGCCTGGACTATGCCGAGTAACGTCATTCAAGGGACTCAACCTGTTCGGCTCGGATTGGATGGACCTCTTCGAGATGTGGACGAAACCATTGTCATCGTTCATTAATCAAGTGAATCAAACCAATTCAAATTCCTTTTCTGGAAAACATTTCCTCATGCGGTTTCCCGAAGTTTTTCAGGACACTCTTGGGCATTGCCAGAAAGCTCAAATCAGTCTTCACCTGAAGCCAGATGCCAGACCGATTTTTCGACCCAAACGCCCGGTTCCATACAACGCCATTCCCTTGGTCGAAACCGATCTCAATCGTCTGCAGCAGTTGGGCATTATCTCACCAGTAGATTACTCCGACTGGGCAGCTCCTATCGGAAGCCGGGTGGCAAGGTTCGAATTTGTGCCGACTACTCAACTGGGCTGA